In a single window of the Amycolatopsis sp. cg5 genome:
- a CDS encoding ArnT family glycosyltransferase — protein sequence MSATWLIVNARWLVLYRRKQLLEIDEAGYVSMAVNDYQNAVRGGLSGWVTAIEWPGIQAPLTPALTSLQFFVTGPNVLAAFAVPLLAGLAVVLLTYAIAHRLAGPKLAWPALVLIATAPGLIVESRAYHFGAPAAAVTLAALYFLIRSQNLAKLGASLTFGVFLGLMPLTRTMTIAFIPALVLAGFVQAVVGEDRRRRLIHFAGALALAAGVAGLWLVPNGALVYRYLVGFGYGPQAAEYGTDSGVFNPVAWVARLRMLILEQYLPHVVVLCVGLALAIYVAIRRARANGFREFTRSAVRSPLFPLAVLVAEGLAAFASSRTNGNGFSLPLIPPMVLVALWGLYSAHVRLRRVLPYVVAIVGVVAVVPLVDLRLPTARPLLVDIPGLGLSKVADGRGVAQVYSGLGLDSMEPEPISPEDSLAWIASVDWASQMIIDNHALQGMTAFGFRDRLFNVNTVELAMLQKKGFGVAVTQIKPTEAGSTLADYQRWLTVYQDSLSGEASKACLLFTATGTQNEFLPVVDPPAMAQAAATTGFSSIAERTLPNGRIVTLWHRDQPTCRVGTP from the coding sequence GTGTCCGCGACCTGGTTGATCGTCAATGCCCGGTGGCTCGTGCTGTATCGACGCAAGCAATTGCTGGAGATCGATGAAGCGGGCTACGTCTCGATGGCCGTCAACGACTACCAGAACGCGGTGCGCGGCGGTCTCAGCGGCTGGGTGACCGCGATCGAATGGCCAGGCATCCAGGCGCCGCTGACACCCGCGCTGACCTCGCTCCAGTTCTTCGTCACCGGGCCCAACGTGCTGGCCGCGTTCGCCGTGCCGCTCCTCGCCGGTCTGGCGGTCGTGCTGCTGACTTATGCGATCGCCCACCGGCTTGCCGGCCCGAAGCTGGCTTGGCCCGCGCTGGTGCTGATCGCGACGGCACCAGGCCTGATCGTGGAGTCGCGGGCTTACCACTTCGGCGCACCCGCCGCCGCGGTCACGCTCGCCGCGCTGTACTTCTTGATCCGGTCCCAGAACCTGGCCAAACTCGGAGCCTCGCTGACGTTCGGTGTCTTCCTCGGCCTGATGCCGCTCACCAGGACGATGACCATCGCCTTCATTCCGGCGCTGGTGCTCGCGGGTTTTGTGCAGGCTGTCGTCGGAGAAGACCGGCGGAGGCGACTTATCCACTTTGCGGGCGCGTTGGCGCTCGCGGCGGGTGTCGCGGGGCTATGGCTGGTGCCGAACGGTGCGCTCGTCTACCGCTATCTCGTCGGGTTCGGCTACGGCCCGCAGGCTGCGGAATACGGCACCGATTCCGGTGTCTTCAATCCTGTGGCCTGGGTAGCGCGCTTGCGCATGCTGATCCTCGAGCAGTACCTGCCGCATGTCGTCGTGCTGTGCGTCGGCTTGGCGCTGGCGATCTACGTCGCGATCCGGAGAGCCCGAGCGAACGGTTTCCGGGAGTTCACCCGTTCGGCAGTGCGTTCACCTCTTTTCCCTCTGGCCGTGCTCGTCGCCGAGGGGCTCGCGGCGTTCGCGTCGTCTCGGACGAACGGCAACGGATTCTCGCTGCCATTGATCCCGCCGATGGTGCTGGTGGCCCTGTGGGGCCTGTACAGCGCGCACGTGCGGCTGCGACGCGTGCTGCCGTACGTCGTGGCCATTGTCGGCGTCGTCGCTGTAGTTCCCCTGGTGGACCTCCGGCTGCCGACCGCGCGCCCGTTGCTGGTCGACATTCCCGGTCTCGGGTTGTCCAAAGTCGCTGACGGCCGCGGTGTCGCGCAGGTCTACTCGGGACTTGGCCTCGACTCGATGGAACCCGAACCGATCAGCCCGGAGGATTCGCTGGCGTGGATTGCGAGCGTTGACTGGGCTTCGCAAATGATCATCGACAACCATGCCTTGCAGGGAATGACCGCGTTCGGCTTCCGTGACCGCCTGTTCAACGTGAATACCGTTGAGCTCGCGATGCTGCAGAAGAAGGGCTTCGGTGTGGCAGTGACCCAGATCAAGCCCACCGAAGCAGGCAGCACGCTGGCGGACTACCAGCGCTGGCTGACTGTGTACCAGGACAGCTTGAGCGGCGAAGCGAGTAAGGCATGCCTGCTGTTCACAGCGACCGGCACGCAGAACGAGTTCCTGCCGGTAGTGGATCCGCCCGCGATGGCGCAGGCCGCGGCCACGACAGGCTTCTCCTCGATTGCCGAACGGACATTGCCGAACGGCCGGATCGTGACGCTCTGGCACCGCGATCAGCCGACTTGCCGAGTCGGCACGCCCTAG
- a CDS encoding [protein-PII] uridylyltransferase produces MAVDGGELVKATERLLEGRHGRLGAAALRAALVDLYEFWLSKGATAAGVDTAEPGVALVAVGGLGRRELAPFSDLDLLLLHNGNPDVAKVADALWYPLWDARVGLDHSVRTPGEALKVASEDLRTAVGLLDARHIAGDAALTGRLASAARDQWRRTARKVLPSLAESVRLRWQRSGEIAQSAEPDLKYGRGGLRDIGVLEALALAQLTDRLSEELRAAKELLLDVRTEMRRELRRDRDILGATEADLVASELDLGDRFSLARKLSGAGRAVGYAVDVALRSTEEAPRSRFGRRPARTPLDEGVVLHGNEVALARDVIPAKDPALLLRVAAASARTGKPISHGTLRTLADSAPELRTPWPADARNSLVELLGAGEGLVDAVEALDRTGLWARLFPEWGAVRDLPPRSPVHSWTVDRHLVRAAVEASRLTTTVSRPDLLLIGALLHDIGKGREADHSELGAAISLQVATRLGLSTEDASLVSAMVRHHLLLPHTATRRDISDPATVARIVKTLDNDPVLLELLHALTTADSLATGPGVWTDWKARLLADLVSSCSHAMHGKGLSVPDPLTDQQRDLVAKAVSSGHGEVQISAEGKVVTVVLAVPGRSELLAPAAGVLALHSLEVHTAILRGHDGGRAGVFTASPKFGSLPDTALLREQFARAVAGTLPLTQRIAAKERDYATPQVSAPAKVLWFDDETSGSDTVVLELRAADRIGLLFRVAGALRRCEAEVRWAKVATLGGAVVDSFAVAPRVGRIDSAWRDRVTEAVLNAAS; encoded by the coding sequence GTGGCCGTCGACGGGGGAGAGCTGGTCAAGGCCACCGAGCGCCTGCTCGAGGGCAGGCACGGACGGCTGGGCGCGGCCGCGTTGCGCGCCGCACTGGTCGACCTGTACGAGTTCTGGTTGAGCAAGGGCGCCACGGCGGCCGGCGTCGACACCGCGGAACCCGGTGTCGCGCTGGTCGCCGTGGGCGGCCTGGGCAGACGAGAGCTCGCGCCCTTCTCAGACCTTGACCTGCTCTTGCTCCACAACGGAAACCCCGACGTCGCCAAGGTGGCCGACGCGCTCTGGTACCCCCTGTGGGACGCGCGCGTCGGCCTCGACCACTCGGTCAGAACCCCCGGCGAAGCACTCAAAGTAGCCTCGGAAGACCTGCGTACTGCCGTAGGCCTGTTGGACGCCCGCCACATAGCGGGCGACGCCGCGTTGACCGGCCGCCTCGCCTCGGCGGCCCGCGACCAATGGCGCCGCACAGCCCGCAAAGTCTTGCCCTCCTTGGCAGAGTCGGTCCGCCTCCGCTGGCAACGCAGCGGCGAAATCGCCCAGTCCGCCGAGCCCGACCTCAAGTACGGCAGGGGAGGCCTCCGCGACATCGGCGTACTCGAGGCATTGGCACTGGCCCAGCTGACAGATCGATTGAGCGAAGAACTCCGCGCAGCCAAAGAACTCCTGTTGGATGTCCGTACCGAAATGCGCCGAGAGCTTCGCCGCGACCGAGACATCCTCGGAGCCACCGAAGCCGACCTCGTCGCGTCCGAATTGGACCTCGGCGACAGGTTTTCCTTGGCCCGCAAGCTCTCCGGAGCAGGTCGTGCGGTCGGTTACGCGGTCGACGTGGCTTTGAGGTCCACAGAGGAAGCTCCCCGTTCCCGCTTCGGCCGCCGCCCAGCCCGAACCCCGTTGGACGAAGGCGTAGTCCTCCACGGCAACGAAGTAGCTCTCGCCCGAGACGTGATCCCGGCCAAAGATCCAGCGCTGTTGTTACGTGTCGCCGCGGCCTCGGCCCGCACCGGCAAGCCCATCTCCCACGGCACCCTCCGAACACTGGCGGACTCGGCCCCCGAACTCCGCACCCCTTGGCCCGCCGACGCCCGCAACTCACTCGTCGAGCTGCTCGGCGCGGGCGAAGGGCTGGTCGACGCGGTAGAAGCCCTGGACCGCACCGGCCTGTGGGCCCGCCTGTTCCCCGAGTGGGGAGCCGTCCGCGACCTCCCACCCCGCTCCCCGGTCCACTCCTGGACGGTCGACCGGCACCTGGTCCGCGCGGCGGTCGAGGCATCCCGGTTGACCACCACGGTTTCCCGCCCGGACCTGCTGCTGATCGGAGCCCTCCTCCACGACATCGGCAAGGGCCGCGAAGCCGACCATTCCGAACTCGGCGCGGCCATCTCCTTGCAGGTCGCTACTCGGCTCGGTCTGTCCACTGAGGACGCATCCTTGGTGTCCGCAATGGTCAGACACCACCTGCTGTTGCCCCACACCGCGACCCGCCGCGACATCTCGGACCCGGCCACGGTCGCCCGCATCGTCAAGACCCTCGACAACGACCCGGTCTTGTTGGAGCTGCTGCACGCATTGACCACCGCGGATTCCCTCGCCACCGGCCCGGGAGTGTGGACGGACTGGAAGGCCCGGCTGCTGGCCGACCTGGTGTCCAGCTGCTCACACGCCATGCACGGCAAGGGTTTGAGCGTCCCCGACCCCCTGACCGACCAGCAGCGCGACTTGGTCGCCAAGGCGGTCTCCTCAGGCCACGGCGAGGTCCAGATCTCCGCCGAGGGCAAGGTCGTGACGGTCGTCTTGGCGGTCCCCGGCCGCAGCGAACTTCTCGCCCCAGCGGCAGGCGTGCTCGCGCTGCACTCGCTGGAGGTCCACACCGCGATCCTGCGCGGCCACGACGGCGGCCGCGCGGGCGTCTTCACGGCCTCCCCGAAGTTCGGCTCACTCCCGGACACGGCGTTGTTGCGCGAGCAGTTCGCCCGCGCGGTGGCGGGAACCTTGCCCTTGACCCAGCGCATCGCCGCCAAGGAGCGGGACTACGCCACGCCCCAGGTTTCCGCCCCCGCCAAGGTCTTGTGGTTCGACGACGAGACCAGCGGCTCGGACACGGTGGTATTGGAACTGCGCGCGGCCGACCGCATCGGCTTGCTCTTCCGCGTCGCGGGTGCCCTGCGCCGCTGCGAAGCCGAGGTCCGCTGGGCCAAAGTGGCCACCCTGGGCGGCGCGGTCGTCGACTCCTTCGCGGTCGCGCCCCGCGTCGGCCGCATCGACTCGGCTTGGCGGGACCGGGTGACCGAAGCGGTGCTCAACGCGGCTTCCTGA
- a CDS encoding P-II family nitrogen regulator, whose protein sequence is MKLITAIVKPFTLDDIRSALEQLGVLGMTVSEVQGYGRQKGHTEVYRGAEYSVDFVAKLRIEVVTDDTNVEKVLDAIITAAHTGKIGDGKLWVTPVDTVIRVRTGERGTDAL, encoded by the coding sequence GTGAAGCTCATCACCGCCATCGTCAAGCCGTTCACACTCGACGACATCCGTTCGGCGCTGGAGCAGCTCGGCGTGCTGGGCATGACGGTCAGCGAGGTCCAGGGCTACGGCAGGCAGAAGGGCCACACCGAGGTCTACCGCGGCGCCGAGTACTCGGTCGACTTCGTCGCCAAGCTCCGGATCGAGGTCGTCACGGACGACACCAACGTCGAGAAGGTACTCGACGCGATCATCACGGCAGCCCACACCGGCAAGATCGGCGACGGAAAGCTGTGGGTGACCCCGGTCGACACGGTCATCAGGGTCCGCACCGGCGAGCGCGGGACGGACGCACTGTAG
- a CDS encoding ammonium transporter, producing the protein MLNAGDTAWVLASAALVMLMTPGLAFFYGGMVRVKSVLNMLMMNFIALAVVGVLWVLYGFTMSFGNDAFGGLLGNFDFAGLSNTFGKLAGFVTAATDSAPEVPWPGADGLPILAFVMFQLMFAIITPALISGAIADRVKFWGWVLFIVIWVTIVYFPVAHWVFSFNGFVGADAVGGWIANNLKALDFAGGTAVHINAGAAGLALAIVLGKRKGWPKDTGRPHNVPFVLLGASLLWFGWYGFNAGSALAANDLAAVAFTNTTVATAAAVLGWLIIEQLKFGKPTTLGAASGAVAGLVAITPACGFVTPIGSIIIGLVAGVLCALAVSLKFRFGFDDSLDVVGVHLVGGIVGTLLIGLFATKKVNSLGADGLFYGGGLDQLGKQALAAAAVLAYSFVLTFLIGWVLKKIGAFRVSVEDEVNGLDEALHAESAYDFTGSGGGGHSSPSTIPVKSVSLEGSKA; encoded by the coding sequence GTGCTGAACGCAGGAGACACCGCGTGGGTGTTGGCCAGCGCCGCGCTGGTCATGCTCATGACACCGGGACTGGCGTTCTTCTACGGCGGCATGGTCCGCGTGAAGAGCGTGTTGAACATGCTGATGATGAACTTCATCGCGCTGGCCGTCGTCGGCGTGCTGTGGGTGCTGTACGGCTTCACCATGTCGTTCGGCAACGACGCGTTCGGCGGCTTGCTGGGCAACTTCGACTTCGCCGGGCTGAGCAACACCTTCGGCAAGCTGGCCGGTTTCGTCACCGCCGCCACCGACTCGGCGCCCGAGGTGCCGTGGCCCGGCGCCGACGGCCTGCCGATCCTCGCCTTCGTGATGTTCCAGCTGATGTTCGCGATCATCACCCCCGCCCTGATCTCCGGCGCCATCGCCGACCGGGTGAAGTTCTGGGGCTGGGTGCTGTTCATCGTCATCTGGGTGACCATCGTGTACTTCCCGGTCGCGCACTGGGTGTTCTCCTTCAACGGGTTCGTCGGCGCCGACGCGGTCGGCGGCTGGATCGCCAACAACCTCAAGGCACTCGACTTCGCCGGTGGCACCGCGGTCCACATCAACGCGGGCGCGGCCGGTCTCGCACTGGCCATCGTCCTCGGCAAGCGCAAGGGCTGGCCGAAGGACACCGGCCGCCCGCACAACGTCCCGTTCGTGCTGCTGGGCGCGAGCCTGCTGTGGTTCGGCTGGTACGGCTTCAACGCCGGTTCGGCGCTGGCCGCCAACGACCTCGCCGCCGTCGCGTTCACCAACACCACCGTCGCCACCGCCGCGGCCGTGCTCGGCTGGCTGATCATCGAGCAGCTGAAGTTCGGCAAGCCGACCACCCTCGGTGCCGCGTCCGGCGCCGTCGCCGGCCTGGTCGCGATCACCCCGGCCTGCGGTTTCGTCACGCCGATCGGGTCGATCATCATCGGCCTCGTCGCCGGTGTGCTCTGCGCGCTCGCGGTCAGCCTCAAGTTCCGCTTCGGCTTCGACGACTCGCTCGACGTCGTCGGCGTCCACCTGGTCGGCGGCATCGTCGGCACCCTGCTCATCGGCCTCTTCGCCACCAAGAAGGTCAACTCGCTCGGCGCGGACGGCCTGTTCTACGGCGGCGGCCTCGACCAGCTCGGCAAGCAGGCGCTCGCCGCGGCCGCGGTGCTCGCGTACTCCTTCGTGCTGACCTTCCTCATCGGCTGGGTGCTCAAGAAGATCGGCGCCTTCCGGGTCAGCGTCGAGGACGAGGTCAACGGCCTCGACGAGGCACTGCACGCGGAAAGCGCCTACGACTTCACCGGCTCCGGTGGCGGCGGCCACAGCTCGCCGAGCACTATTCCGGTCAAGTCCGTTTCACTTGAGGGGAGCAAGGCGTGA
- a CDS encoding putative RNA methyltransferase encodes MTSSGHGNHLPPPAVLDVLLCSVCGNPLVLTQRTLRCELGHSFDVAKQGYVNLLHARIPAGTADTPDMVAARVAFLGSGVYTPLADELAKHATEGLVVDAGAGTGYYLARVLDAVPASHGLALDVSAVALRRAARAHERLGAAVWNLWEPWPVASGSASLVLNVFAPRNGPEFHRVLRPGGKLVVAVPNPGHLGELRDLIVSVDDRKEERLDATLAEYVTLESRTEVTRTVTLSPEQIRQVVGMGPSAHHLHKDGRADQLASITEPVDVTTSFTVSAYRR; translated from the coding sequence ATGACCAGCAGCGGGCACGGCAATCACTTACCGCCACCAGCCGTACTCGACGTCCTCCTGTGCTCTGTCTGCGGTAACCCGCTCGTCCTAACGCAGCGCACCCTGCGTTGCGAGCTGGGTCACTCGTTCGACGTAGCCAAGCAGGGATACGTGAACCTTTTGCATGCGCGAATACCGGCGGGCACGGCCGACACCCCGGACATGGTCGCGGCGCGCGTGGCGTTCCTCGGCAGCGGTGTTTACACGCCGCTCGCCGACGAGCTCGCGAAGCACGCGACCGAGGGACTGGTCGTCGACGCGGGCGCGGGCACCGGCTACTACCTCGCGCGCGTGCTGGACGCTGTCCCTGCCTCACACGGCCTCGCGCTGGACGTGTCGGCCGTCGCGTTGCGGCGTGCCGCCCGCGCGCACGAACGGCTGGGCGCGGCCGTGTGGAATCTCTGGGAGCCTTGGCCGGTGGCTTCCGGATCGGCTTCACTCGTGCTCAACGTCTTCGCGCCGCGTAACGGGCCCGAGTTCCACCGGGTGCTGCGGCCGGGCGGGAAGCTGGTGGTCGCCGTGCCGAATCCCGGGCATCTCGGCGAGCTGCGGGACCTGATCGTCTCCGTCGACGACCGCAAGGAAGAACGCCTCGACGCCACGCTGGCCGAGTACGTCACGCTGGAGTCCCGCACGGAGGTCACGCGCACGGTCACGCTGAGCCCCGAGCAGATCCGCCAGGTCGTCGGCATGGGCCCCAGCGCCCACCACCTGCACAAGGACGGCCGGGCGGACCAGCTCGCGTCGATCACCGAGCCGGTCGACGTGACGACCTCGTTCACCGTCTCGGCCTACCGCCGATGA
- a CDS encoding (2Fe-2S)-binding protein produces the protein MTPATAITDAAWVRARIGGAAKLYGCASPLVLGTVWWYSLSSVLIGPVVEALVRDGVAADPALDTVELDMLPDGRFRGAHASRALPGDLAAAGTAMADAYEPVIATIAEVSGARVPALRAIATDSVGNRLLWTVDPERAMTLAEPLVAAIGHGWPKPRFVRVGRNPVVRRASCCLIYETANASKCTSCPRQRPDERERRLRAG, from the coding sequence ATGACGCCGGCGACCGCGATCACCGACGCGGCCTGGGTGCGGGCACGGATCGGGGGCGCCGCGAAGCTGTACGGCTGCGCGTCGCCGCTGGTGCTCGGCACCGTCTGGTGGTATTCGCTGTCGTCCGTGCTCATCGGACCCGTGGTGGAGGCGCTGGTCCGCGACGGCGTCGCGGCCGATCCCGCGCTGGACACCGTCGAGCTGGACATGCTGCCCGACGGCCGGTTCCGCGGCGCGCACGCGAGCAGGGCGCTGCCGGGTGACCTCGCGGCCGCCGGCACGGCGATGGCCGACGCGTACGAGCCGGTGATCGCGACGATCGCCGAGGTCAGCGGCGCGCGGGTGCCCGCGCTGCGCGCCATCGCCACGGACTCGGTCGGCAACCGTCTGCTGTGGACGGTGGACCCCGAGCGCGCGATGACGCTCGCCGAGCCGCTGGTCGCGGCCATCGGGCACGGCTGGCCGAAGCCGCGGTTCGTCAGGGTCGGACGCAACCCGGTGGTCCGGCGCGCGTCGTGCTGCCTGATCTACGAGACCGCGAACGCGTCGAAGTGCACGAGCTGCCCGCGGCAGCGCCCCGACGAGCGCGAGCGCCGCCTGCGAGCGGGATAA
- a CDS encoding S8 family serine peptidase — protein MARELVVVTKPDAELRARAAGLASAADADIGSLSSALARHGARLTPLFGLSEERLRANIVALQDTEVPDLATYYRVEAEDAVLDDLAAVLRTEELVDGAYVKPDGEPPSAAVEPTLNTMVPSADDPPAVTPDFSARQGYLDPAPGGIDARYAWTIAGGRGRGVRVVDCEWAWRFTHEDLTRGQGGVLAGTAAIDQRSLDHGTAVLGVISGDHNGLGVLGIASDAWVAGSSFHDQSTAKAIRAAADKLRPGDILLLEIHRPGPNTPEPAQGQHGYIAIEWWPDDFAAIRYAIAKGVLVVEAAGNGFQNLDDAVYDRRPAGFPSTWRNPFNVANPSSGAIVVGAGAPPPGTHGADWGPDRSRLDFSNYGARVDTQGWGREVTSAGYGDLQGGTSQDLWYTNTFSGTSSASPIVVGALACLQGIFHGRGPLRLSPARARALLRATGSPQRDAPGKPSTQRIGTRPDLRQLISAATRLPARVGDIDGDGRAEIVVTSPWGMGVLKQSGGALTAPMLAPNGTRFGQWLLDTADNRLDPLGDFDGDGRSEILVTSPWGLGVFKVLGGTVVTSAMAGNGTRLGQWLLNTADNQFGPVGDFDGDRRTELLVRSPWGLGIVKQSGTSMTSSMLAPNGTRFGQWLLNTADNHFGPAGDFDGDGHDEILVTSPWGIGILKQSGASLTVSMMAPNGSRFGQWLLNTADNKFGPVGDFDGDGHDEILVTSPWGIGVLKLSGGTLSAPVMVPNGTRLGGWLLNTADNEFGPVGDFDADTRFEILVKSPWGIGVLKQIGGALTVPSMAPNGSRFGDWLLDTADNHFGAIADFDGDLRAEILLTSPWGVGMLKQTGATFAASLLAPNGARFGGWLLNTADNEFGG, from the coding sequence ATGGCTCGAGAACTCGTCGTCGTCACCAAACCGGACGCCGAACTCCGCGCGCGGGCGGCGGGACTGGCCTCGGCCGCTGACGCCGATATCGGCTCGTTGTCCTCGGCACTGGCCAGGCACGGCGCCCGCCTGACGCCGCTGTTCGGCCTCAGCGAGGAACGACTACGTGCCAACATCGTCGCGTTGCAGGACACCGAGGTGCCCGACCTGGCCACGTACTACCGCGTCGAGGCCGAGGACGCCGTGCTCGACGACCTGGCGGCCGTGCTCCGAACGGAGGAGCTCGTCGACGGCGCGTACGTCAAGCCGGACGGCGAACCACCGTCGGCCGCGGTCGAGCCGACGCTCAACACGATGGTGCCGAGCGCGGACGATCCACCGGCCGTGACCCCGGATTTCAGCGCGCGCCAAGGGTATCTGGATCCCGCGCCGGGCGGGATCGACGCGCGCTACGCCTGGACGATCGCCGGGGGACGCGGCCGGGGAGTCCGCGTCGTCGACTGCGAATGGGCGTGGCGGTTCACCCACGAAGACCTCACGCGGGGCCAGGGCGGCGTGCTCGCCGGGACCGCGGCGATCGATCAGCGCAGCCTCGACCACGGCACGGCCGTGCTCGGCGTGATCAGCGGCGACCACAACGGGCTCGGCGTGCTCGGCATCGCCTCCGACGCCTGGGTCGCCGGGTCGAGTTTCCACGACCAGTCGACCGCGAAGGCCATCCGCGCGGCCGCGGACAAGCTGCGACCCGGCGACATCCTGCTGCTGGAGATCCACCGTCCCGGCCCGAACACGCCCGAGCCAGCGCAGGGCCAGCACGGGTACATCGCGATCGAATGGTGGCCGGACGATTTCGCCGCCATCCGGTACGCCATCGCCAAAGGCGTGCTCGTCGTCGAAGCGGCGGGCAACGGATTCCAGAATCTCGACGACGCCGTTTACGACCGGCGGCCCGCCGGATTCCCCAGTACCTGGCGTAACCCGTTCAACGTGGCGAATCCGTCCTCTGGCGCGATCGTGGTCGGCGCGGGCGCGCCACCGCCCGGCACGCACGGCGCCGATTGGGGCCCGGACCGCTCACGGCTCGACTTTTCGAACTACGGCGCGCGCGTCGACACGCAGGGCTGGGGCCGTGAGGTCACGTCGGCCGGCTACGGCGATCTGCAGGGCGGAACCAGCCAGGATCTCTGGTACACCAACACTTTCTCCGGCACGTCGAGCGCGTCACCGATCGTCGTCGGCGCACTTGCCTGCCTTCAGGGGATCTTCCACGGCCGCGGTCCGCTGCGCCTCAGCCCGGCCCGCGCGCGGGCGCTCCTGCGCGCGACCGGCTCGCCGCAGCGGGACGCGCCGGGCAAGCCGTCGACCCAGCGCATCGGCACCCGTCCCGACCTGCGGCAGCTGATCTCGGCGGCGACCCGGCTGCCGGCACGCGTCGGCGACATCGACGGTGACGGCCGCGCGGAGATCGTCGTGACGAGCCCGTGGGGGATGGGCGTGCTCAAGCAGTCGGGTGGCGCGCTGACCGCGCCGATGCTGGCGCCGAACGGCACCCGCTTCGGTCAATGGCTGCTCGACACCGCGGACAACCGGCTCGACCCGCTCGGCGACTTCGACGGTGACGGGCGGTCCGAGATCCTGGTGACCAGCCCGTGGGGGCTCGGCGTGTTCAAGGTGCTCGGCGGCACAGTGGTCACCTCGGCGATGGCGGGCAACGGGACGCGGCTGGGGCAGTGGCTGCTCAATACGGCCGACAACCAGTTCGGGCCCGTCGGCGACTTCGACGGGGATCGGCGAACCGAGTTGTTGGTGCGAAGTCCTTGGGGCTTGGGCATTGTGAAGCAGTCCGGTACCAGCATGACCAGCTCGATGCTCGCGCCGAACGGCACCCGGTTCGGGCAGTGGCTGCTCAACACGGCGGACAATCACTTCGGCCCGGCAGGCGACTTCGACGGTGACGGCCACGACGAGATCCTGGTGACCAGCCCGTGGGGCATCGGCATCCTCAAGCAGTCCGGCGCGTCGCTGACCGTGTCGATGATGGCGCCCAACGGGTCGCGCTTCGGGCAATGGCTGCTGAACACGGCGGACAACAAGTTCGGGCCGGTCGGTGACTTCGACGGGGACGGGCACGACGAGATCCTGGTGACCAGTCCGTGGGGTATCGGGGTGCTCAAGCTGTCCGGCGGCACGCTGAGCGCGCCCGTGATGGTGCCCAATGGCACCCGGCTCGGGGGCTGGCTGCTCAACACGGCCGACAACGAGTTCGGGCCGGTCGGCGACTTCGACGCCGACACACGCTTCGAGATTCTCGTCAAGAGTCCTTGGGGCATCGGCGTTCTCAAGCAGATCGGCGGTGCGCTGACCGTGCCGTCGATGGCGCCCAACGGGTCACGCTTCGGCGACTGGCTGCTCGACACCGCCGACAACCACTTCGGCGCGATCGCCGATTTCGACGGCGACCTGCGCGCCGAGATCCTGCTGACCAGCCCGTGGGGTGTCGGGATGCTGAAACAGACCGGCGCGACCTTCGCGGCCTCGCTGCTGGCGCCCAACGGCGCACGGTTCGGCGGCTGGCTCCTCAACACCGCCGACAACGAGTTCGGCGGCTGA
- the alc gene encoding allantoicase, whose protein sequence is MIERPQWTSKPDLASRRFGGTVMWATDELFAEKENLINDWVPAHRPETFGPRGQLYDGWETRRRREAGDDMAIVRLGLPGRVSGVIVDTAFFKGNYPPYISVEACAVDGYPSPGELTAWEPIVARSAVNGNQENFFPVANAKRYTHVRLTMYPDGGVARLRVHGTPIADPRQVDFEALDLAALENGASITGCSNMFYSSPNNLLAPGLAANQAEGWETSRRRGDGNDWVTLKLAGAGTIRFAELDTTHLKGNAPGWASLSGSADGGERWFELLPRTRLQPDTRHRFALVDSPEVTDARLDIYPDGGLARLRLWGGLTESGRATVKHRFEHS, encoded by the coding sequence ATGATCGAACGTCCGCAGTGGACGTCCAAACCGGACTTGGCGTCGAGGCGATTCGGCGGCACGGTCATGTGGGCGACCGACGAGTTGTTCGCGGAGAAGGAAAACCTCATCAACGACTGGGTGCCCGCGCACCGGCCGGAGACCTTCGGCCCGCGTGGCCAGCTCTACGACGGCTGGGAAACGCGCCGCCGCCGCGAGGCCGGTGACGACATGGCGATCGTGCGGCTCGGCCTGCCGGGCCGGGTCTCCGGCGTCATCGTCGACACGGCGTTCTTCAAGGGCAACTACCCGCCGTACATCTCGGTCGAGGCGTGCGCGGTCGACGGCTACCCGAGCCCCGGCGAGCTGACGGCCTGGGAGCCGATCGTCGCGCGCTCGGCGGTCAACGGGAACCAGGAGAACTTCTTCCCGGTCGCCAACGCCAAGCGGTACACCCATGTCCGCCTCACCATGTACCCCGACGGCGGCGTCGCCAGGCTCCGCGTGCACGGCACGCCGATCGCCGACCCGCGCCAGGTCGACTTCGAAGCGCTCGACCTCGCCGCGCTGGAGAACGGCGCCTCGATCACCGGCTGCAGCAACATGTTCTACTCGTCGCCGAACAACCTGCTCGCCCCGGGACTGGCCGCGAACCAGGCCGAGGGCTGGGAAACGTCACGCCGCCGCGGCGACGGCAACGACTGGGTGACGCTGAAGCTCGCGGGCGCTGGCACGATCCGGTTCGCCGAGCTGGACACCACGCACCTCAAGGGGAACGCGCCGGGCTGGGCTTCGCTGAGCGGCTCGGCCGACGGCGGCGAGCGCTGGTTCGAGCTGCTGCCGCGCACCCGCCTGCAGCCGGACACCCGGCACCGGTTCGCGCTGGTCGACTCACCCGAGGTGACCGACGCCCGGCTCGACATCTACCCCGACGGCGGCCTGGCGCGGCTGCGGTTATGGGGCGGGCTAACCGAATCGGGCCGCGCGACGGTCAAGCATCGGTTCGAGCACTCGTAA